actttCGTAGTTTTTACATTAcatttacaaatacatatatcgtataaaaatacatatgctgtgttaaaatcaaatattgcaaaaatacatatggcccattcctaatatgtattttagtatattgttgttctttaaagtttttCACCACATTCCTATATTGTTAAATACAACATGTAGTGTTAGATTTAAGGAGTTCAACATTTTACTGTGAGATTTAGttagaaaatacatatgtagttttcatattatccttaaaaatacatatgtagtataaatcaattgttattcaacaaaaaaatacatatgaaatattAGAAACAAACACTTAAAAAATACAACTGCAACATACCTAATATgcatttttactatattttcattaattataattataaattaggatttaaattaaagtgtaatttgacattttaatgcagatatttaaaaaatatatatgcagtgttgatattttgctataaaatacatatggattatacGTTATAAATATTtcccaaaaaaatacatatttcgtGTTAATATAAAGATGTtggaaaatacatattgatcaaacctaatatttaatttttgatatgtgttcatttaaaataattatacttgagaatttgaattaaagataaatttgacttttttatgaAGTTATAGGTTTGTCTatattacaaaatacatatgcagtgattatatttttaaaaaaaaaatacatctgtattatacatcaaatgtatttttacaGTATAAATTCATATGCAGTAATAACATTatgcaattcaaacatatatttatatgtcacatatatttaaaactttgAACAATTACGAATCATATACTTATTTTGTTAATCAAAGTTACCACCTTTAACCTAAATATATTTAGtatgtcaaaaatacatatgaactgctgcttaaaaatatatatgtaatgtaCAGATTTTGAAACATATATAGCTCCATTATTCAGATATTACTGTCTTTAATTGTCAAATGATTCATAAAtggattaactaaactgaattagtttatcattataaaaaaagaaaaaaaaattttaagaaataatacagaaaaagaaatgtatcatttgcgatatttcctacaagagcgtctattgtgacccttagccccacaaccaccacaTGAGTTGATATTCTTCTTTTCAAACATATCCCGGCCTGATTTttcacgatccttctttgcaggtctttcTGGAGGGTTTTTGTATTTTGGAGGCAGTACTATTTCAGCAAGTATGGTCTCTGAAATTATCCAGTCATCGCTGTGTGGCAACGGGTAGATTGGAACATCATATGTCTTCAAAACtattttttggtttaaacaaatcaAAACAGTATGACCCCTTcttaaaattctttttctctaacaccgcacaagcatgtgcacatggtatctcatctatttgaaaagcattacatgagcatttcttttctttgatgcAAACAATGAAGTGTTTTTGTTTGTCGTGtaccatatatacatattctgtggctggtacaacctgacataaaaataaaaaaatatttatgtaataaaaatacatatgcagagtacatTTTTACAGAGCAgccaaatacatatgcagttgttagtaattttcaatacaaCAATATAGATAtgcaaaatacatattatgtattttaaatgttcatatattttatgttttatatcttttcatttatttacaaCTGGATGGAAAGTATTTTCACATTGATACCTTATGAATTTTAtcctttcatatttatgtttccaTAATTAAAATTTCCACAAATCAAAAAGGTCATACCGTCATACAGTTACACAAAATCTTGTTCTCACTGAGTATATCATTAAACTTTTCAATGAGTGTTGTGAAGGTATATGAAGCCTCCTGCCTATTTGCATAATTTCATTTTGCAAACAGTAATCGAACttcctcaagaaagtcataaattggcAGTTCTCTAGCTAATACAAGCACTCCATTTATTAACTCTgcaatgtttgaagtcaaagtccatCCCCTATGAACTGTTGCACATGACCTAGCCCACTTTTCGTAACCGACCAATTCCAAATATATCTTCACCCTTATATCAGTTGCCTCAACTCTTTCCATTAACATGTGAAATTCtaactttgaatatgatttggtcaTTGTATAAAATATTTCCGACAATGCATCATGTGACTTTCTATAAAGTTTTTTTCACATTaccccatagatgccacatacatgcataatgtggaacatcttcatacacatcaccaacaacctttatgatgcttggattcctATCAGACACAACACACATGTTTTGTCTAACCGCATACGCTTCCTTTAGATTCTTGAAGAACCacgtccaagatgcatcattttcagaatcaagcacaccatatgccaaaggaaatatatgacctgtatacacaattcataattttcaGAATCAAGTACAACATATGgcaaagaaaatatagaacattCGCATATAAAAAAAATCTGCGCAGGCCGATTTAAATACAATTagaaactgcatatgtatttattataatatagttcaattaaaatgtatattttatctaCCAGAAATTgtatcaattacatataataaaatttacatcaacttcactatcaaacataatcaattttacatgtttcattcaAAAAACTTTGAACATATATCTAATTATATACACATGTGTATATGTGAATTGGATATATGTATTTTCCAACTCTACAAcagaaagtcaaaaaaaaaaaaatacaaccagtTATAGTAATTAAATGATACTAACTTGCTCCATCCGTTGTACATGCTGTTATAAATGCCCCAGTATACATTCCTCTCAgatgactagcatcaacaactacgactGATCTACAATAATCGAATCCTTTAATAAATGCATGTAGAGCGATGAATACATACAAGAATGCATTATCAtctgtcttcttcattcttatatgtgaatCCGGATAGATAGTatttagaacatataagtatgaTGACAGTTTCCCATAAGATGCTAATGGCTTACCCCTCAATTCTTCTAACGGTCTTTTCTTTgccctccaacataaagtgtatctcaaatccataccaaaatcttccttcatgtcattttttatttccatCGCACTGTATTTTCTTTTATGGTTTTTGAATTTCTGTTTAACCATACCAGCTATCAACATACTAATTGCAGGCACCTTTGAATAGATATTGTCCTTCACCGGGCGTGTATGTTGAGGTCtgaattctcttattctaaacattCATGTTTCTCCTATTCCTGATGCACGCATTAAAAACTCAcagtttcttgatttgcaaaacaATGTATACCTGCACGCAAcataatttattacattaaaaatatatatccaaactaatattaaacaAGATCTGAGAGATATAGAATGTACGTACgttttcttacttgaccttttactgcgcgtttgaaacttctccctaattgaatagtccttcatgactgactttaaaattctttttcaaaagtaAACCTGATCTTCCTCAACATGCTTATGATGTGGGTCTGAGATAATCACCTCAATAGGATCCATCTCAAAAACATCTAAAGCTTCTGTATTTTCACAAATCACCAAAGCtccttcatttgttgtatttatcatTGTTTCCAAGTTGTTACAGTTGATTCCTCTTTCAGCAACACATATAGATAAACTTGTCAAGTTGCTCCCTACAACTTtatccaaaatgcttacatataaaggaagataATTTATGTCTTGTATCAactttttctgcaatataaacACTTTTAAACCCATATCGTTATGTATTTCTATCTGCCCTGTAGTAGgagtgatttgatattccactagaatacGTTTGATGGTTAAATCCACACTTAAGTGAGACGCCAAAACATCGTGCAGCTCAACGAATGTGGCTGATgtgctcaacagtatagcatcagtGACATATTCTTCGAAGTTCTTTTCGTACGTCCATCGACCAGAGTGCTTCACAAGGACtggtatgcttcccatttctaaaatacaaaatacacaaactatttgatcaaacAGAAGTAAAACAGACACCAAACATATTATCACATATACACTTATACTCTCAAATTcccacaaacaaaacaaaaatacatatgcagtgtttaCATATATcgcatataaaatacatatgtagtgttaaAACTAAGcatatcaaaaaaatacatctggagcataactaatttgtaatttgatatgTTACATACCAATTTGTCAAATATCCCTTCTTATAACACGCACTTTTCAGATTTACGTGCAAACAAAGATATACAACCAAcatctcaaataaaaaaatacatagacacaAGATTAccttaaactaaaatatttttgcaaatatacatttatatatcaaAATTCCTACAAcgaaacaaaaaatacatatgcaccattaccattaacaatatcaaaaatacatatgcagtgttatcattaaacacatcaaaaatacatatggacgaagatattttatacttttatctGGGTTCATAGAATAGCGTCAACTTCAATAGAAACATTCGTTCAATCAATTATctagtatttcaaaaaaaaaaattgaatgtatTTCAATTCGAAAGTTGTTTACAATTGTTCTATTGTTAAAACAATCAATATAACAACAAACGATCGTCAAAAATAGAGTCGAATACTGATTTTTTTCCTATTGaaacaactttaaagatgaaatttgCAACAGATACTTGAATAATTCCAATTTTACTGCTGTCTCGATTATAACTATAAtttgttttacaattttttcacATACAAATTAACCACGACAACCAAAACTTGATAAGCAGCACATCAGTAATGGTAAAAAAAAAGTGAACTGAATAGCAATAATGGTTATGTGCCTTGAACAGCAGTAATGGTTGAATTTTCAACTgacagttgaattcaaacaaatataaaagatgaatcaacaattgaatttgattcaatcgAATAACTGATTCATTTTGCAATTGCTGTTAATTTCGCATAAGAatcagttcaatttgattaagcaATACAGGGTTGGtttagaagaaattgaaaaaaaaaatatgcagctGTTAATggtgaaattgaaatttgaattatttgattacAACGGATGTCACgttttttaagtattttaaatggaaaaggaatcaacatatttacttgattggtaattataccatatataGCTCAACTAATTTCAGTTAATTAAGTGCAGCAATTTTTTTTGTAGATGTATTTTTACagcaacattttttaaaaatacaaaataaaagttgctataaaatgtaattatgaaactgttgctatagaACTAGTAATTAGgctcttaagtatgctacttgtGAATTTTACCCTAAACTATAACTCAACCATCTGGACAAATATATGGTTGATATTGATTTTGGAAAGAGCTTTAGGGTCAAAAACTAGTCAGTTTCATGCTAGTTGATATCATTTAATTTCTTATTGGTtacaacaaacaataacacaacaaTAATAGTATAGGAGTACACGAGAAAATAAGTACATAAATTACATATAAGTTAGCTAGTGAAGAGGcaaatcaaccaatcatggtTAGAGAGGAATACAAACATCCAAATGTGAGATGGTAAAACTTAAAGAACAAATGAAATTGAGCTAATGCCTTTTTAGTTTGGGTGAATGGAAGATAAAAAGGTTTGGGTAACTACACCAGCCTGGCCTTTTTGGTCGTTTGGAAGGAAGTTGGAAAGGATTTGGATGACAATAGTGATGCCTACAATTTTAGTCCTTTGGATAGACAAGAAATCAGAGATCAAAGATGCTTTGAGGATAAAGCAGAACCATAGATTGAAATATAGATGTTTGAGCTTTTTTTCAGTATGCTGAATGTTATTCAACAGACACACTTGACTTATCCGACTCTCTTCCTCTGTGGAAACATctctaataacaaaaataaatgcaAATAAGTGACTGAAAACTTGAACTTAAAACACAACCAGTCAAGGTGATGTGTCGGTAAGGATGGGAGAGGAATATCTAGTAGTCAACACCTGAGTGCAAGTATTAAACATTTCAAATCCTATCTAAGATATCTTTGCTGAGCTAGTCAATTTAGTTAGTTTTTAGCCATATATTTTGGGAGTCAACTTTcaaaatttatcttcaaatatctAGTTGGCCATGAAATTTGATCagattttgaaactttaaatattttgaagttcTCAATAACCGGGTTCAGGCCAGTTTTTGGGCTTTTGAGACTCCCACTAACAAAACTTCAAATCTTTTTCAAGTAAAATGCATGTCCAAACACAACTGCAAAAACTCAACTTTTCATGtttcaagtttcaacttcaaGAAACAAAAAAGGTGACGACATGCTCACTATAACCTCGAAGTTCAATAAGTCAAACATCTATATTCAGATTCAGCACACAGGCTATAACAAATTGCCATAAATATGTTGGTAAAATCAAAGATCACAGATCTTAAACTCTACAAGGGCTGCACATAGGAAACTGGAAATACTTCTTTATAAAGAACCTTTCTCAGAGTTTTTCTGGAAAAAAAGAACTAGTAATATGCAATGAGCATGCTTCTATGGCCCAAAATGTTTTAAGTGACTGCTATGATCCGTACCTTTAGAGCATCACATTTGAACTTTTACATTATAATTGGTATGCAAAGACCGGCCCATCCCTTCCAAAATTACCTACGCCAGGTAATAAACATCCACAGTCAGTTGCTTGCACTTATTTTCCTAATGAGATGTCACATATTTTGGTGTATAAAAGGAAGGAGCACCAAACCAGATCTGCATCTTTGGCTGCAGCAGCTAACTCTAAGCTCGCTTGCCTCAAGTCTATGCATGGACTACCACATCTATTTTCCACAACCATGAGAGGAACGGAAGGTGTATCTTCCTTGTAACCATCTTGGATATTACTCATAGCATCAACAAGCAAGCCTCTTGCTTCAGCTGCTCCTCGAAGAATATCACAGTGCTATAGGCCAAAGCAATATTACCAAGCTAATGAGATATTATGTAGAGGGGGGGAGAGAGAAAgctttaaaatatacaaatttccCATGCCAAATATACCTTAATAATGCACAGATTCATTTCCGTTAAATCTCTATTTAAAAGGGGAAAGAGTTTGGCAAGGGGAGTTATACCTTTGCAGCCTCAGCAACAATATCAGGCAACTCCATTGCAGTAACATCATTTAGTGCAAGAAGTGAGTTACCAGCACAACCTGCATAAAATTTTGCCTGTTAGATCTTTGGAACCTATAGATTCAGCATATATGCCAGGAGATAGGACAGGATCATACAAAGCAAACAAGGTAGCAATTGAATGTGGTTATTACATGTTAAGCAAAGATTATCTTGTACGTTATCAGATAAGGAAAGTATCACTAAATTAATAAAGCTTCAATGACGGAAATGCAAAGTAATTTACCATGAAGCAACAGATAGGAGCAAGTTCAAGCAGTTAAAACGATATAGGTAAAATCTAAAGGTAACAGATGTTAGACTATTACTTGTCACTCTTGATGAACCCAAACCGTGCACCAAAGTAGAATGCAACAGAAAGCAGCCATGAATCACTGTGAATAGCAACAAGTGATAACCAGTCTTTTTCTTGCATTCCATCACGTGCAAAATTTATGCCCAATGCTGGCTCTGGAAGTTCTGGAGGCACCTCCTTCACCGGGAGGTCTACTTCCCATGTTTCATTAGGAAGCCCATAGAGACACAATTTCTCCTTTTCTGAAAGTAAAACAAATGGTATAATTCAGAAATTGCCATAAACACTTCATAATTGATCTGCACAAGTGATCTAAAAAACAAGTATTGAACATCCACTGAGGGAAAACACACAACAAGCCTCAAAACAAGGAAAAAGAAAGGGCAAATTGTGAAGCGAAGGGAGAAGACTAATGCAACACAAAAGCAAAATCTATTATCCTTACAACTCCCAGGTCGAAATAAACAATCCACAAAACCTTAAACAGCTATGTTCTCGATCAGACTAAGAACGTTTAAGAGAGATATATCTATCATAAGGACTGACAACTGTTTGATATATAGAAGTAGTAGTCTAGTGATATACATCATCACAAAGGTCAAATCAGCAGTTCCCGCAAATGGAGCTCTGTGCTAAAACCAGCCCTGCTACCTTGTCTTTCAGATCAGTCCAATATATGGACAGAGCAGCTGTTGCATCTACTCCGCCTTTACTGTGTCCAAGAAGCAAGACACGTTTCCTGGAGccccaatacatttcttcaatgTAATCTTTAATTTCTCTTGCGTTCTTCTCCACAGAGGCCTGCATATTTTATGTTTGGTGGTATTACAGAAAGCGGTAAACTGCACAGATGGTTTACAAATAAGAGTGATACCCCTATACCTCGCTATGAATTTTGGCTATGTGACAAGCAAGTCCCGTTTTTGAAAAGCTTGTTTTTGTATTGACAAAGTAAAGTGGTCCATGATTGCTAAAGAGACCTGCATAGCAAATAGAAGATCAGCAAATATCACGACATATGCTACTAAAGATGATTCGTTTGCTCATAACCTCAAGACACCTTGAACAAGTATATTAATTTTACGGTATCccctaataaataataattaaaaggtCCTGAAAAGATCATAACCCTAAACATGGTCAAAGATGCAGGGAAATCAGGAGAAAATAATCCACATAATTGTACTGATACAAGAGAATATTGGCACAGTACAACTTATAAGCTTTCCATAAATTCTATGAGGCAGATCTACTTTCAAACTTTACCCATTTTGGTCGTTTACTATCATAATTGATCGGAAGGATGGTGCTTTTACCTGGAACTAACAAGTAAACCACTGAATTTGGCAATCCATGTAGTCCATGCCTGACAACAAAGAGATTAGAATAGATCAAATTATGTCCGAGCTGACAGTTGCAATCAATTTGAACATCAAGTGGTGGTTTTACCTAATATCATCAAGGATCTCAACAAATCTATCAGTTTGATCTTCAGCAGGAGGCATATGAGAAGCACGTCGTAGCCATCCGATATCATCAGCTGACCCACGAACTGTCCTTCTCACCCTCTCTATAAGGCTAAAGAGGAGCAAAAATCATGAGGAAAATTACTCGATAAGAGCACTTATACCAACGGGTAATATTACCAATGCAAACTGTTCTATAAAATCTgtagaataaaaaatagaaaaatctttgACTGCAAGAAAGGAATATGATAGCTTCCAAGGTTCTCTAAGTTGAGTTTTACAGAAAATCAGCAGCTTCTATGTAATTTCAGCTATCAATATGAAGATGACTATACAAACATGAGTATGTAATAACAAGCATATATCTGGCAATTTAACATGCCAAAATTGTATCCATACCCTTGGAAAATGGAAATGCCATTTGGGCTGATATTCGTTGATAGAATTTGTCCAGTCAAGAACTCACGTTCAGAAGCTGAAAGTAGCGGAAATAAAGATCTAAGATCAACTTGTGTTGCCCCTAAAAGTACCACTGGAGCTCATATACCAACTTGTGTTGCCCTAAAAGTGAAGGTGGTATAGGTACTAGAAGTTTTGGTTGATATCTCTAACACCTTAGCTATTAAAAGGTGGTGGAGATTGAGAACTACTTATTCTCTTTGGGCTGATttcatgaagaataagtattgtGCAAATAAACACACTGCCTAAAAAAAGTGGATCTCAGGCAACTCACAAGGCTGGAAGAACTCAGTTTGGGCAAGAGGTAGATATAAGTTTAAAGTTTCTCTCTTAAATCTTTTCTCTAAACAATGACACCATTTTAACAGCTAACAGAGCACGTCCCTTTAACTCTCAACCTGATGGAGCTGCCGGGAGTCCCGCCTCCGGCACGTAAAGAGGGAAATCTTAACCCATCAGAGAGGATGACTACACCCAACGATAGAATTGCAGAGAAACAACTCTATGCTACCTCCGTCACTGCTCAATCTTCGTCGAATGCAACTAATCCCCAGACAGACTATGCAAGGAAGTGGCTCAACACATACAAATCAGGGGCAGTAAGATCAAGACCTGGAAGAATGCATTACAAAAGTTGCAGCACTACCCCTAGAAGCAACTTTAGCACTAAAATCACATACCGATGACAGAGCAACAAAACAGCAGCAAATTAACAGGCCCACAAATTAAACCCAAACTCAACTTTATCACTAaaatcaaacattcaacaaaaatgaATCCCCTAAATTAGGTCAAAATTGTATGAGAACTTACTGATAATGAACCAGAAATTCCTTGGAAGAACACTTTAGTTACAGCTAcagaaaaatccccaaaaatccCACAGATTTACAGAAAAATCAGCATACAAAGTACAAAACTCCTGCCGAAAAGTTCACTAAAAGAAAGATATAAAAAGGATGAGGATTGGGCCTTGACAGAAGAATCTTGGATCCAACCACTGTATTGAAAAACCGACATCAACCGTAGACGGAAAATTGTAACTAGATGCCTAGATTTGCACAGAAATACATACATAGATTCACCaatcaaaatccccaaaattcGTCGCCGGCCGATCTCCCACAGAGTTACGCAGATCTCCTTCTACAGAACCTTTAGCGATTAGGGCAATCCTCGAAGGTCATCGATTGAAAGTCCACAGAACCTTTAGCGATTTAGGATTTAGGATTTAGTGATGTATGAGTCGTTTAAGCTTAAAGATTTAGAGAAAGTGTTTTATTAAAGTGTTTTACTTTTGGCGGACttgataaattttttatcatggaGGGAATAAAATAAGCATTGTTACaggttattttatttatttattgcaatgCTTAATGTCAAAAATGATGGTTATAGTGTTAAATTATAGCtaatagaataattatttaaCAACATTTGAAAGTGTTGTAATAGATCACCTATTGCAACACTTTGTTAACCGTCGTCAAAAAATTTATTCTCATCATGAAAGCTCCAATCATCACTTGTCAATGACGATTAGGGATAGAATTAGTTGAGAGGAGGAAAAAGAAGTAGTTaggaagaagagagagaaatgataGACTGAGAGGGAAAGAtcattgaaattttatcaaaataattccTTTTTCGCTTTGCAATAGTTTACTGTATTTATATTGAAGCAGACTATCTGTGCTTCTCATGTAACCCTAATGTATGTCTCTCATGTGACCACTAATACAGGCCATGACACAATCCATATATGATCTTaatatttttgggttgtattgaattttataagtttcatttaaatattttggatGTTTGATTCTGACTTTTAAATCTTTATGATTATTGACCATGACAAATATCTTCTATTCACCGTATAATTTGCTCCTCAGagtgaataatgtttttatcatTAACCGATCACGAATAAGCTTTACTGATGGaaggtttttcatttttatctacATTAGTAACCACAAAAGAATATGCGACAATATTGGTTGTGATTTTTGGGCAATCTAAGTTGAAAGTTGTTGACACGGCCAGATCACCAAAcagcttgtttggatggttgttgtAATGTATTTGTacaatattgttattatttattctgattgttactttaatttttatatcgTTAAATTCTTTCATTAAAGATCAATTTGGCAAGATCTACCTACTTTTCTTGtagttgtattttttaaattatagatGTGTGAGTTGATATAacaatgaaaaatgacaaaacaggtgtgtttggtatgaaggaaaatattttcatggaaaataatattttcttggaaaacaagttgatttcttacttttttatgtttggttggtgagtgaaaaatattttttagtgtttggaTGGTGAATGAACAAATACTTTTcagaaaataaattttagtgtttagctaaagagtaaaaatatattttaggaaaataatttttgatcccgaaaaatattttttttacggTGTGAATaatatgaaggaggaaaaatattttctaaaaaaataagttgttttttacttatattattgtGTTCATTATGCAAATTGAGTAAGTATagattttctaaaagtatttgtatatatttaataaaaacaatgagaAAGAATAGGATAAAAAGGGTGGGAtacgaatttttttttaaatttctcttttaaaaaataaattaaaaaattatttatttattttaggaaaaggggttggtaggtgggggttggggttgtcaaaataggtagTAGGGGTGGAGTAAGTAtttaccaggaaagatagggtgaggaatgagattattcgaaaGAAGGTGGAAGTTGCCTCGggggaggacaagatgcgagaagtaaaGTTATGTTGGTTCGGGCACGTGGTGAGGAGGagctctgatgctccagtgcggaggtatAAGAtactggctatggatgattttaggcagggtagaggtaaactaaaaaaatattggagggaggtgattacgcatgatatggagcagttacagcttacggaggacatgacccttgataggaaggtgtggaggatgcggattaaGGTAGaagttagggggtgggagtgtgTCGGTAATAGTAGGGGAGCGTTCTTTTGTGTCTGGAGGTTCTTGTTCGTGATAttgtggctgtagtattatcttgtggctagcggtgatagtttattttgcataccgtactagtttatatgcacttatcttttgtgtttgttatattgttatcagtcttaagccaggggtctatcgaaaatagcctctctacttcacctgaggtaatggtatggtctgcgtatactctaccctcctagaccccactatgtgggaatacactaggtatgttataTTGTTGTTGaggtaagaaaaaattattttttaagaaatttaattttttttaggggATGAGGAAGGGGGGAGGAGGTTGATTGGTTGGGGTAGGGTGGGGGAGggaataagaaaaaagtttgaattctcctgaaaaaattaattttttttagtgagTAGGAGTTTGAGTTTTGGGGTAAggatgaaataagaaaaaaatgtgaaatatattttttgaataggGATAGTAGGGGGTGGAGGTCGGGCAGGGAAATGAGGGTGGGTaaggaaaaaattttaaaaatttaaaaatattaattttacatCTTATCTCAACCAAGGGATGAG
This region of Capsicum annuum cultivar UCD-10X-F1 unplaced genomic scaffold, UCD10Xv1.1 ctg78294, whole genome shotgun sequence genomic DNA includes:
- the LOC107852246 gene encoding uncharacterized protein LOC107852246 (The sequence of the model RefSeq protein was modified relative to this genomic sequence to represent the inferred CDS: added 165 bases not found in genome assembly), which translates into the protein MFRIREFRPQHTRPVKDNIYSKVPAISMLIAGMVKQKFKNHKRKYSAMEIKNDMKEDFGMDLRYTLCWRAKKRPLEELRGKPLASYGKLSSYLYVLNTIYPDSHIRMKKTDDNAFLYVFIALHAFIKGFDYCRSVVVVDASHLRGMYTGAFITACTTDGASHIFPLAYGVLDYENNESWTWFFENLKEAYGERKHMCVVSDCNASIIKIGGGVYNDVPHYACM